One window of Candidatus Microthrix subdominans genomic DNA carries:
- a CDS encoding DNA-directed RNA polymerase subunit beta, with protein MSSAPPLRERYSFGNLQEVLDIPDLIAVQRKSFKWFVDFGLANAFRDISPIRDFTETLSLELEFDPHDEDLRPPPKFTVEECKEKDMTYSAPIFVKARFVNQNTGEIKEQTVFMGDFPMMTDRGTFVINGTERVVVSQLVRSPGVIFQPGERFRLRNLSKHQLVTGTVHPYRGEWIEFDVEQKPGKDVTAGTRVARKRRLSLFVLIRALGFGEDNVPGFLDAFVRHFDFLEGQWEKDQDLAPTQEEALIEIYKRARPGEPATPESSRNYFQNAFFESRRYDLSRVGRYKLNRKLGPEVQHLLEVFPMLEGHVDVPDADLSVLSRVELLAATTYLLNLAAGTPGYRLDDQDHFANRRIRSVGELIQNQVRIGLSRMERVVRERMTTQDVEAITPQTLINIRPVVAAIKEFFGTSQLSQFMDQVNPLSGLTHRRRLSALGPGGLSRERAGFEVRDVHFSHYGRMCPIETPEGPNIGLIGALATYARVNEFGFIETPYRKVTDGRATSEIVWLPADEEELYTVAQANAVLDDDGNFLDERVLVRRSPQAASLQDLKLQLERDVFLGATTAIELVEPSEVQLMDVSAKQIVSVATALIPFLEHDDANRALMGANMQRQAVPLVRAEAPFIGTGIEARAARDAANMVMAEENGIVTQVDGRTITVEYAKKGRTTYRLHKFERSNQDTSINQRPRVAAGQKVVEGDILAEGPSTDNGELALGKNLLVAFMLWEGYNYDDAIILSERLVKDDVLTSIHIHEYEVDARDTKLGEEEITRDIPNLSEEILADLDERGIVRIGAEVDAGDVLVGKVTPKGETELTPEERLLRAIFGEKAREVRDTSLKVPHGEQGKVIDVKVFSRDEHHELAPGVNQLVRVYVAQKRKISVGDKLAGRHGNKGVISRIMPIEDMPYLADGTPVDIVLTPLGVPSRMNVGQVLETHLGWAARWGWENDGDFVGEPPLRGTETKTRPTTRPATLVATPVFDGAKWDETELAGKHPTIQKIFENLNPESRDGKRLIETTGKTTLFNGLTGEPFHQSISIGYMYILKLAHLVDDKIHARSTGPYSMITQQPLGGKAQFGGQRFGEMEVWALEAYGAAYCLQELLTIKSDDTLGRVKVYEAIVKGENIPEPGIPESFKVLIKEMQALCLNVEVLSEEGDEIQMRELDEEFFRAAEELGIDLSRPERGSDEDDMRRPAMRG; from the coding sequence TTGTCGTCAGCACCACCGCTTCGGGAACGCTATTCGTTCGGAAACCTCCAAGAGGTTTTGGACATCCCGGACCTCATCGCCGTTCAACGGAAGTCCTTCAAATGGTTCGTTGATTTCGGCTTGGCCAACGCCTTTCGGGATATCTCGCCCATTCGAGATTTCACCGAGACGCTCAGCCTCGAGCTGGAGTTCGATCCTCACGACGAGGATCTGCGCCCCCCACCCAAGTTCACGGTGGAGGAGTGCAAAGAAAAGGACATGACCTACTCGGCGCCCATCTTCGTGAAGGCGCGGTTCGTCAACCAGAACACGGGCGAGATCAAGGAACAGACCGTGTTCATGGGCGACTTCCCCATGATGACGGACCGGGGCACGTTCGTGATCAACGGTACCGAGCGTGTCGTCGTGTCGCAGCTGGTCCGTTCGCCCGGCGTGATCTTCCAGCCAGGCGAACGCTTCCGCCTGCGCAACCTGTCCAAGCACCAGCTGGTGACCGGCACGGTCCACCCCTACCGAGGTGAGTGGATCGAGTTCGACGTCGAGCAGAAGCCCGGCAAGGACGTCACCGCCGGCACCCGCGTGGCCCGCAAGCGTCGTCTCAGCCTGTTCGTGCTCATCCGGGCATTGGGCTTCGGTGAAGACAACGTCCCCGGGTTCCTCGACGCCTTCGTGCGTCACTTCGACTTCCTCGAGGGGCAGTGGGAGAAGGATCAGGACCTGGCGCCGACCCAGGAAGAAGCGCTGATCGAGATCTACAAGCGCGCCCGGCCCGGTGAGCCGGCCACGCCCGAGTCCTCGCGCAACTACTTCCAGAACGCCTTCTTCGAGAGCCGTCGTTACGACCTGTCCCGGGTCGGCCGCTACAAGCTGAACCGCAAGCTCGGCCCCGAGGTGCAGCACCTGCTCGAGGTGTTCCCCATGCTCGAGGGCCACGTCGACGTGCCCGACGCAGATCTGTCGGTGCTGTCGCGGGTGGAGCTGCTCGCAGCCACCACCTATCTGTTGAACCTGGCCGCCGGAACCCCCGGTTACCGCCTGGACGACCAGGACCACTTCGCCAACCGCCGCATCCGGTCGGTGGGCGAGCTGATCCAGAACCAGGTCCGCATCGGCCTGAGCCGCATGGAGCGGGTGGTGCGCGAGCGCATGACCACCCAGGACGTCGAGGCGATCACGCCCCAGACCCTGATCAACATCCGCCCTGTGGTCGCTGCGATCAAGGAGTTCTTCGGAACTTCGCAGCTCAGCCAGTTCATGGACCAGGTGAACCCGCTGTCGGGCCTCACCCACCGGCGCCGCCTGTCGGCGCTCGGCCCCGGCGGTCTGTCCCGCGAGCGGGCAGGCTTCGAAGTTCGAGATGTGCACTTCAGCCACTACGGCCGCATGTGCCCCATCGAGACGCCGGAGGGCCCGAACATCGGCCTGATCGGCGCCCTGGCCACCTACGCCCGGGTCAACGAGTTCGGCTTCATCGAGACCCCGTACCGCAAGGTGACCGACGGTCGGGCGACCAGCGAGATCGTATGGCTGCCCGCTGATGAGGAGGAGCTCTACACCGTCGCTCAGGCCAACGCCGTGCTCGACGACGACGGCAACTTCCTCGACGAGCGTGTGCTGGTGCGCCGCTCGCCCCAGGCCGCCTCGCTGCAGGACCTGAAGCTCCAGCTCGAGCGCGACGTGTTCCTCGGCGCCACCACCGCCATCGAGTTGGTCGAGCCTTCCGAGGTTCAGCTGATGGACGTGTCGGCCAAGCAGATCGTGTCGGTCGCCACCGCGCTGATCCCGTTCCTCGAGCACGACGACGCCAACCGCGCCCTGATGGGCGCCAACATGCAGCGCCAAGCCGTGCCGCTGGTTCGGGCCGAAGCGCCCTTCATCGGCACCGGCATCGAGGCACGGGCCGCCCGTGACGCCGCCAACATGGTGATGGCCGAAGAAAACGGCATCGTCACCCAGGTCGACGGTCGCACGATCACGGTCGAGTACGCCAAGAAGGGTCGCACGACCTACCGGCTGCACAAGTTTGAGCGTTCCAACCAGGACACGTCGATCAACCAGCGTCCCCGCGTGGCCGCCGGTCAGAAGGTCGTCGAAGGCGACATCCTCGCCGAGGGCCCCTCGACCGACAACGGCGAGCTGGCGCTGGGCAAGAACCTGCTCGTCGCCTTCATGCTGTGGGAGGGCTACAACTACGACGACGCCATCATCCTGTCGGAGCGGCTGGTCAAGGACGACGTCCTCACCTCGATCCACATCCACGAGTACGAGGTGGACGCCCGCGACACCAAGCTGGGCGAAGAGGAGATCACCCGGGACATCCCCAACCTGTCCGAGGAGATCCTGGCCGACCTCGACGAGCGCGGCATCGTGCGCATCGGCGCCGAGGTCGACGCCGGCGACGTGCTGGTCGGCAAGGTCACGCCGAAGGGCGAGACCGAGCTGACCCCCGAGGAGCGCCTGTTGCGGGCGATCTTCGGCGAGAAGGCACGCGAGGTTCGCGACACCTCCCTGAAGGTGCCCCACGGCGAGCAGGGCAAGGTGATCGACGTCAAGGTGTTCAGCCGTGACGAGCATCACGAGCTGGCTCCGGGCGTCAACCAGCTGGTGCGGGTCTACGTCGCCCAGAAGCGCAAGATCTCGGTGGGCGACAAGCTCGCCGGGCGCCACGGCAACAAGGGCGTCATCAGCCGCATCATGCCGATCGAGGACATGCCGTATCTCGCAGACGGCACCCCGGTGGACATCGTGCTCACGCCGCTCGGCGTGCCGTCCCGTATGAACGTGGGACAGGTGCTGGAGACCCACCTCGGTTGGGCCGCCCGTTGGGGCTGGGAGAACGACGGCGACTTTGTCGGCGAACCCCCGCTGCGTGGCACCGAAACCAAGACCCGCCCGACCACCCGCCCCGCCACCCTCGTCGCCACGCCGGTGTTCGACGGCGCCAAGTGGGACGAGACCGAGCTGGCCGGCAAGCACCCGACGATCCAGAAGATCTTCGAGAACCTCAACCCGGAGTCCCGCGACGGCAAGCGGCTGATCGAGACCACCGGCAAGACCACGCTCTTCAACGGTCTGACCGGCGAGCCGTTCCACCAGTCGATCTCGATCGGCTACATGTACATCCTGAAGTTGGCCCACCTGGTCGACGACAAGATCCACGCTCGGTCGACCGGCCCGTACTCGATGATCACCCAGCAGCCGCTGGGTGGTAAGGCCCAGTTCGGCGGTCAGCGGTTCGGCGAGATGGAGGTGTGGGCCCTCGAGGCCTACGGCGCCGCCTACTGCCTGCAGGAACTGCTGACGATCAAGTCGGACGACACCCTGGGACGGGTCAAGGTCTACGAGGCGATCGTCAAGGGCGAGAACATCCCCGAGCCGGGCATCCCCGAGAGCTTCAAGGTGCTCATCAAGGAGATGCAGGCCCTGTGCCTGAACGTCGAGGTCCTCTCCGAGGAAGGCGACGAGATTCAGATGCGGGAGCTCGACGAGGAGTTCTTCCGTGCCGCCGAGGAGCTGGGCATCGACCTGTCCCGCCCCGAGCGAGGCTCGGACGAGGACGACATGCGTCGCCCCGCCATGCGCGGCTAA